In a single window of the Lagenorhynchus albirostris chromosome 19, mLagAlb1.1, whole genome shotgun sequence genome:
- the SPIB gene encoding transcription factor Spi-B isoform X1 yields MLASLPCCPLPSGPPSLSLSPSPRSLTASPTHSLGLFTVLLSTSFLFWVSVLCLLLPLSVSFSVSPVCFISPSVSPSVPHPIYLWGLINTSYIPCHVNCLSTPFSLPSSPLPSAEPLLCFPVSTPTSISPSISSGPRWTHLTDSLTKAPAPPPPALGRPHLSGDFLSLTFPAPAQPLSMQTPGEGETFAWPPPPTSCPGGGECGGAGLTQRHAAVSALWWSQLQSPIPHLPDRFETQEAAGSPDMPLCLSPSRLDGPHFSCLYPDGVFYDLDSCKHPSYPDSDGAPDLWSYGLSPAVPAASYETFDPAVATFSHTQGVQLCYGPSTYSPVGNLDPAPSLEAPGPGFPAYPMEDFTGQTLGPLAYAPYPSPVLSEEEDLLLDSPALEVSDSESDEALMAGPEGRGSEAGARKKLRLYQFLLGLLTRGDMRECVWWVEPGAGVFQFSSKHKELLARRWGQQKGNRKRMTYQKLARALRNYAKTGEIRKIPLSFLRSPNSLEPPCYHLFMSGILRSHLRCLWDPFVMSENTLVRSGGRTSVNLVVSGPPLRCPCLSGILQSHLRPLWDPHLVCPFGDPTNSSEFSWGPSASCNALPRAMLAINSGRSTDFWVTVAAPPMSVLTRDFAPSSNSGPAFRCGEAGAGCWPLLMGNLFSNLLKSPSPLAVIPRWLLSVVRSPQPFSCESSLSRRRPDELWEL; encoded by the exons ATGCTTGCTTCTCTGCCCTGCTGTCCCCTCCCAAGTGgccctccatctctgtctctgtccccatCTCCTCGGAGTCTCACTGCATCCCCGACTCACTCACTGGGTCTGTTCACCGTGCTTCTTAGCACATCTTTTCTGTTTTGGGTCTCTGTTCTCTGCCTCTTgctccctctctctgtgtctttctctgtctctccagtttgtttcatctctccttctgtctccccgtctgtcccccaccccatctATCTGTGGGGCTTAATAAATACTTCCTACATCCCATGCCATGTGAATTGTCTCTCCAcacctttctcccttccctcctctcctctcccctctgctgaACCTCTTCTGTGTTTTCCCGTCTCTACCCCGACgtccatctctccatctatctccTCCGGTCCAAGATGGACCCATTTAACCGACTCGCTCACCaaggcccccgccccgcccccacccgccctCGGGCGCCCACATCTCTCCGGGGActttctctccctcactttcCCTGCCCCCGCCCAGCCTCTGTCTATGCAAACCCCGGGGGAGGGGGAAACATTTGCctggcccccgccccccacttccTGTCCTGGTGGGGGTGAGTGTGGTGGGGCTGGTCTCACACAGAGACACGCAGCAGTGAGCGCGCTGTGGTGGTCACAGCTGCAGTCGCCTATCCCCCATCTGCCCGACCGCTTCGAGACTCAGGAGGCTGCAGGCTCCCCTGACATGCCCCTGTGTCTCTCCCCCTCCAGGCTTGACGGGCCACACTTCAGCTGTCTG TACCCAGATGGAGTCTTCTATGACCTGGACAGCTGCAAGCACCCCAGCTACCCCGACTCAGACGGGGCTCCTG ATCTGTGGAGCTACGGCCTCAGTCCAGCTGTCCCAGCCGCCTCCTATGAAACCTTTGACCCGGCTGTGGCCACCTTCAGCCACACCCAGGGTGTCCAGCTCTGTTACGGACCCTCAACCTACAGCCCTGTGGGGAACCTGGACCCGGCCCCCAGCCTGGAGGCCCCGGGGCCTGGCTTCCCAGCATACCCCATGGAGGACTTCACAGGCCAG ACCCTGGGTCCCCTGGCGTACGCCCCATACCCCAGCCCCGTGCTGTCAGAGGAAGAGGACCTCCTGCTGGACAGTCCCGCCCTGGAGGTCTCGGACAGCGAGTCAGATGAGGCCCTCATGGCTGGCCCCGAGGGGAGGGGATCTGAGGCAG GGGCCCGCAAGAAGCTGCGCCTGTACCAGTTCCTGCTGGGGCTGCTGACGCGCGGAGACATGCGCGAGTGCGTGTGGTGGGTGGAGCCGGGCGCCGGGGTCTTCCAATTCTCCTCGAAGCACAAGGAGCTCCTGGCGCGCCGCTGGGGCCAGCAGAAGGGCAACCGCAAACGCATGACCTACCAGAAGCTGGCGCGCGCCCTGCGCAACTACGCCAAGACCGGCGAGATCCGCAAG ATCCCTTTGTCATTTTTGAGATCCCCTAATTCTCTGGAACCACCCTGCTATCACTTGTTTATGTCTGGAATTCTCCGATCACATCTACGGTGCCTCTGGGATCCTTTTGTCATGTCTGAAAACACCCTTGTCAGGTCTGGAGGGCGGACCTCAGTGAACCTTGTTGTATCCGGGCCACCTCTGCGATGCCCTTGTTTGTCTGGAATCCTCCAATCACATCTGAGGCCCCTCTGGGATCCTCATCTGGTATGCCCTTTTGGGGACCCCACCAACAGCTCCGAGTTCTCCTGGGGACCCTCCGCCTCCTGTAATGCCCTCCCTAGGGCCATGCTGGCGATCAATTCTGGCCGCTCAACTGATTTCTGGGTGACCGTGGCAGCCCCCCCCATGTCAGTTCTAACCAGAGACTTTGCACCATCCAGCAACAGTGGGCCAGCTTTTCGATGTGGAGAGGCTGGAGCAGGGTGTTGGCCGCTTCTAATGGGGAATCTGTTTTCCAATCTGCTCAAGTCCCCATCGCCCCTGGCTGTCATACCCCGGTGGCTTCTCTCAGTTGTCCGTTCGCCCCAACCATTCTCGTGTGAATCCAGCCTGAGCAGAAGAAGACCGGATGAACTGTGGGAGCTCTGA
- the SPIB gene encoding transcription factor Spi-B isoform X2 — translation MLASLPCCPLPSGPPSLSLSPSPRSLTASPTHSLGLFTVLLSTSFLFWVSVLCLLLPLSVSFSVSPVCFISPSVSPSVPHPIYLWGLINTSYIPCHVNCLSTPFSLPSSPLPSAEPLLCFPVSTPTSISPSISSGPRWTHLTDSLTKAPAPPPPALGRPHLSGDFLSLTFPAPAQPLSMQTPGEGETFAWPPPPTSCPGGGECGGAGLTQRHAAVSALWWSQLQSPIPHLPDRFETQEAAGSPDMPLCLSPSRLDGPHFSCLYPDGVFYDLDSCKHPSYPDSDGAPDLWSYGLSPAVPAASYETFDPAVATFSHTQGVQLCYGPSTYSPVGNLDPAPSLEAPGPGFPAYPMEDFTGQTLGPLAYAPYPSPVLSEEEDLLLDSPALEVSDSESDEALMAGPEGRGSEAGARKKLRLYQFLLGLLTRGDMRECVWWVEPGAGVFQFSSKHKELLARRWGQQKGNRKRMTYQKLARALRNYAKTGEIRKVKRKLTYQFDSALLPAARRA, via the exons ATGCTTGCTTCTCTGCCCTGCTGTCCCCTCCCAAGTGgccctccatctctgtctctgtccccatCTCCTCGGAGTCTCACTGCATCCCCGACTCACTCACTGGGTCTGTTCACCGTGCTTCTTAGCACATCTTTTCTGTTTTGGGTCTCTGTTCTCTGCCTCTTgctccctctctctgtgtctttctctgtctctccagtttgtttcatctctccttctgtctccccgtctgtcccccaccccatctATCTGTGGGGCTTAATAAATACTTCCTACATCCCATGCCATGTGAATTGTCTCTCCAcacctttctcccttccctcctctcctctcccctctgctgaACCTCTTCTGTGTTTTCCCGTCTCTACCCCGACgtccatctctccatctatctccTCCGGTCCAAGATGGACCCATTTAACCGACTCGCTCACCaaggcccccgccccgcccccacccgccctCGGGCGCCCACATCTCTCCGGGGActttctctccctcactttcCCTGCCCCCGCCCAGCCTCTGTCTATGCAAACCCCGGGGGAGGGGGAAACATTTGCctggcccccgccccccacttccTGTCCTGGTGGGGGTGAGTGTGGTGGGGCTGGTCTCACACAGAGACACGCAGCAGTGAGCGCGCTGTGGTGGTCACAGCTGCAGTCGCCTATCCCCCATCTGCCCGACCGCTTCGAGACTCAGGAGGCTGCAGGCTCCCCTGACATGCCCCTGTGTCTCTCCCCCTCCAGGCTTGACGGGCCACACTTCAGCTGTCTG TACCCAGATGGAGTCTTCTATGACCTGGACAGCTGCAAGCACCCCAGCTACCCCGACTCAGACGGGGCTCCTG ATCTGTGGAGCTACGGCCTCAGTCCAGCTGTCCCAGCCGCCTCCTATGAAACCTTTGACCCGGCTGTGGCCACCTTCAGCCACACCCAGGGTGTCCAGCTCTGTTACGGACCCTCAACCTACAGCCCTGTGGGGAACCTGGACCCGGCCCCCAGCCTGGAGGCCCCGGGGCCTGGCTTCCCAGCATACCCCATGGAGGACTTCACAGGCCAG ACCCTGGGTCCCCTGGCGTACGCCCCATACCCCAGCCCCGTGCTGTCAGAGGAAGAGGACCTCCTGCTGGACAGTCCCGCCCTGGAGGTCTCGGACAGCGAGTCAGATGAGGCCCTCATGGCTGGCCCCGAGGGGAGGGGATCTGAGGCAG GGGCCCGCAAGAAGCTGCGCCTGTACCAGTTCCTGCTGGGGCTGCTGACGCGCGGAGACATGCGCGAGTGCGTGTGGTGGGTGGAGCCGGGCGCCGGGGTCTTCCAATTCTCCTCGAAGCACAAGGAGCTCCTGGCGCGCCGCTGGGGCCAGCAGAAGGGCAACCGCAAACGCATGACCTACCAGAAGCTGGCGCGCGCCCTGCGCAACTACGCCAAGACCGGCGAGATCCGCAAGGTCAAGCGCAAGCTCACCTACCAGTTTGATAGTGCGCTGCTGCCCGCCGCCCGCCGGGCCTGA
- the POLD1 gene encoding DNA polymerase delta catalytic subunit isoform X1, producing the protein MDGKRRPGPGPGVPPKRARGGLWEEDEAYRPSQFEEELALMEEMEAEHRLQEQEEEELQSALEGAADGQLSLTAIDARWLRPSPRPLDPQTEPLIFQQLEIDHYVGLARPLPGVPLPSQDSVPVIRAFGVTDEGVSVCCHIHGFAPYFYTPAPPGFGPEHLSDLQRELNTAISRDQRGGKELTGPAVLAMELCSRQSMFGYHGHGPSPFLRITLALPRLVAPARRVLEQGIRVAGLGTPSFAPYEANVDFEIRFMVDADIVGCNWLELPAGKYVLRPEGKATLCQLEADVLWSDVVSHPPEGQWQRIAPLRVLSFDIECAGRKGIFPEPERDPVIQICSLGLRWGEPEPFLRLALTLRPCAPILGAKVQSYEREEDLLQAWSAFVRIIDPDVITGYNIQNFDLPYLISRAQILKVQTFPLLGRVSGLRSSIRDSSFQSRQTGRRDSKVVSMVGRVQMDMLQVLLREYKLRSYTLNAVSFHFLGEQKEDVQHSIITDLQNGNDQTRRRLAVYCLKDAFLPLRLLERLMVLVNAMEMARVTGVPLSYLLSRGQQVKVVSQLLRQAMRQGLLMPVVKTEGGEDYTGATVIEPLKGYYDVPITTLDFSSLYPSIMMAHNLCYTTLLRPGAAQKLGLTEDQFIKTPTGDEFVKTAVRKGLLPQILENLLSARKRAKAELAKETDPLRRQVLDGRQLALKVSANSVYGFTGAQVGKLPCLEISQSVTGFGRQMIERTKQLVESKYTVENGYSANAKVVYGDTDSVMCRFGVSSVAEAMALGREAADWVSGHFPSPIRLEFEKVYFPYLLISKKRYAGLLFSSRSDAHDRMDCKGLEAVRRDNCPLVANLVTASLRRLLIDRDPAGAVAHAQDVISDLLCNRIDISQLVITKELTRAAADYAGKQAHVELAERMRKRDPGSAPSLGDRVPYVIISAAKGVAAYMKSEDPLFVLEHSLPIDTQYYLEQQLAKPLLRIFEPILGEGRAEAVLLRGDHTRCKTVLTGKVGGLLAFAKRQNCCIGCRTVLSHQGAVCKFCEARGSELYQKEVSHLNALEERFSRLWTQCQRCQGSLHEDVICTSRDCPIFYMRKKVRKDLQDQEQLLRRFGPPGPEAW; encoded by the exons ATGGATGGTAAGCGGCGACCaggcccagggcctggggtgCCCCCAAAGCGGGCCCGTGGGGGCCTCTGGGAAGAGGATGAGGCATATCGGCCATCGCAGTTCGAGGAGGAGCTGGCgctgatggaggagatggaggcagagcacaggctgcaggaacaggaggaggaggagctgcAGTCGGCCCTGGAGGGGGCTGCGGATG GGCAGCTCTCCCTGACAGCCATAGATGCCCGGTGGCTTCGGCCCTCCCCACGCCCCCTGGACCCCCAGACGGAGCCCCTCATCTTCCAGCAGTTGGAAATCGACCATTACGTGG GCCTAGCACGGCCCCTGCCTGGGGTGCCCCTGCCGTCCCAGGACTCCGTGCCGGTGATCCGCGCCTTCGGGGTCACCGACGAGGGCGTCTCTGTCTGCTGCCACATCCACGGGTTTGCGCCCTACTTCTACACCCCGGCACCCCCCG GGTTTGGGCCTGAGCACCTGAGTGACCTGCAGCGGGAGCTGAACACGGCCATCAGCCGGGACCAGCGCGGGGGCAAGGAGCTCACGGGGCCGGCCGTGCTGGCCATGGAGCTGTGCTCCCGGCAGA GCATGTTTGGGTACCACGGGCATGGCCCCTCCCCGTTTCTGCGCATCACTCTGGCGCTGCCCCGCCTCGTGGCTCCCGCCCGCCGCGTCCTGGAGCAGGGCATCCGCGTTGCCGGCCTGGGCACCCCCAGCTTCGCGCCCTACGAGGCCAACGTTGACTTTGAGATCCG GTTCATGGTGGACGCAGACATCGTTGGCTGCAACTGGCTGGAACTCCCGGCTGGGAAATACGTCCTGAGGCCGGAGGGGAAG GCCACACTGTGTCAGCTGGAGGCAGACGTCCTGTGGTCGGATGTGGTCAGTCACCCACCAGAAGGGCAGTGGCAGCGAATCGCACCTCTGCGGGTGCTCAGTTTTGATATCGAGTGCGCGGGCCGCAAAG GCATCTTTCCGGAGCCTGAGCGGGACCCCGTGATCCAGATCTGCTCCCTGGGCCTGCGCTGGGGCGAGCCAGAGCCCTTCCTGCGCCTGGCGCTCACCCTACGGCCCTGCGCCCCCATCCTGGGCGCCAAGGTGCAGAGCTACGAGCGGGAGGAGGACCTGCTCCAG GCCTGGTCCGCCTTCGTCCGCATCATCGACCCCGACGTGATCACTGGCTACAACATCCAGAACTTCGACCTTCCGTACCTTATCTCCCGGGCCCAGATCCTCAAG GTGCAGACCTTCCCCTTGCTGGGCCGTGTGTCCGGCCTCCGCTCCAGCATTCGGGATTCGTCCTTCCAGTCCAGGCAGACCGGCCGGCGGGACAGCAAGGTGGTCAGCATGGTGGGCCGCGTGCAGATGGACATGCTGCAG GTGCTGCTGCGGGAGTACAAGCTCCGGTCCTACACGCTCAATGCCGTGAGCTTCCACTTCCTAGGCGAGCAGAAGGAGGACGTGCAGCACAGCATCATCACTGACCTGCAG AATGGGAACGACCAGACGCGCCGCCGCCTGGCCGTGTACTGCCTCAAGGACGCCTTCCTGCCCCTGCGGCTGCTGGAGCGCCTCATGGTGCTGGTGAATGCCATGGAGATGGCGCGCGTCACCGGCGTGCCCCTCAGCTACCTGCTCAGCCGCGGCCAGCAGGTCAAGGTCGTGTCCCAGCTGCTGCGGCAG GCCATGCGCCAGGGGCTGCTGATGCCCGTGGTGAAGACGGAGGGCGGCGAGGACTACACGGGGGCCACGGTCATCGAGCCCCTGAAAGG GTACTATGATGTCCCAATCACCACCCTGGACTTCTCCTCGCTGTACCCGTCCATCATGATGGCCCACAACCTGTGCTACACCACGCTTCTACGGCCCGGGGCCGCCCAGAAACTGGG CCTGACCGAGGATCAGTTCATCAAGACACCCACGGGGGACGAGTTTGTGAAGACGGCGGTGCGGAAGGGGCTGCTGCCCCAGATCCTGGAGAACCTGCTCAGCGCCCGGAAGAG gGCCAAGGCCGAGCTGGCCAAGGAGACAGACCCCCTACGGCGGCAGGTCTTGGACGGGCGGCAGCTGGCACTGAAAGTGAGCGCCAACTCTGTGTACGGCTTCACTGGTGCCCAGGTGGGCAAGCTGCCATGCCTGGAGATCTCACAG AGCGTCACTGGGTTCGGGCGCCAGATGATTGAGAGAACGAAGCAGCTCGTGGAGTCCAAGTACACGGTGGAGAACGGCTACAGTGCCAATGCCAAG GTGGTGTATGGCGACACTGACTCTGTCATGTGCCGATTTGGCGTCTCCTCTGTGGCTGAGGCCATGGCCCTGGGACGGGAGGCTGCGGACTGGGTGTCTGGCcacttcccctcacccatccGGCTAGAGTTTGAGAAA GTCTATTTCCCGTACCTGCTCATCAGCAAGAAGCGGTATGCGGGCCTGCTCTTCTCCTCCCGGTCTGACGCCCATGACCGCATGGACTGCAAGGGCCTGGAGGCCGTGCGCAGGGACAACTGCCCCCTAGTGGCCAACCTCGTCACCGCCTCTCTGCGCCGCCTGCTCATCGACCG AGACCCCGCGGGCGCCGTGGCGCATGCGCAGGACGTCATCTCCGACCTGCTATGTAACCGCATCGACATCTCACAGCTGGTCATCACCAAGGAGCTGACCCGCGCAGCTGCAGACTACGCGGGCAAGCAGGCCCATGTGGAGCTGGCCGAGAG GATGAGGAAGCGGGACCCCGGGAGCGCGCCCAGCCTGGGTGACCGTGTCCCCTACGTGATCATCAGTGCCGCCAAGGGCGTGGCCGCCTACATGAAGTCCGAG GACCCCCTCTTCGTGCTGGAGCACAGCCTGCCCATCGACACGCAGTACTACCTTGAGCAGCAGCTCGCCAAGCCTCTGCTGCGCATCTTCGAGCCCATCCTGGGCGAGGGCCGAGCCGAGGCCGTGCTGCTGC GCGGGGACCACACGCGCTGCAAGACAGTACTCACGGGCAAGGTGGGCGGCCTCCTGGCCTTCGCCAAACGCCAAAACTGCTGCATTGGCTGCCGCACTGTCCTCAGCCACCAGG gagccGTGTGCAAGTTCTGCGAAGCCCGGGGGTCGGAGCTGTATCAGAAGGAG GTATCCCACCTGAACGCCCTGGAGGAGCGCTTCTCGCGCCTCTGGACCCAGTGCCAGCGCTGTCAGGGCAGCCTGCACGAGGACGTCATCTGCACCAG CCGGGACTGCCCCATCTTCTACATGCGCAAGAAGGTGCGGAAGGACCTGCAGGACCAGGAGCAGCTTCTGAGGCGCTTCGGGCCCCCCGGCCCCGAGGCCTGGTGA
- the POLD1 gene encoding DNA polymerase delta catalytic subunit isoform X2 — MDGKRRPGPGPGVPPKRARGGLWEEDEAYRPSQFEEELALMEEMEAEHRLQEQEEEELQSALEGAADGQLSLTAIDARWLRPSPRPLDPQTEPLIFQQLEIDHYVGLARPLPGVPLPSQDSVPVIRAFGVTDEGVSVCCHIHGFAPYFYTPAPPGFGPEHLSDLQRELNTAISRDQRGGKELTGPAVLAMELCSRQSMFGYHGHGPSPFLRITLALPRLVAPARRVLEQGIRVAGLGTPSFAPYEANVDFEIRFMVDADIVGCNWLELPAGKYVLRPEGKATLCQLEADVLWSDVVSHPPEGQWQRIAPLRVLSFDIECAGRKGIFPEPERDPVIQICSLGLRWGEPEPFLRLALTLRPCAPILGAKAWSAFVRIIDPDVITGYNIQNFDLPYLISRAQILKVQTFPLLGRVSGLRSSIRDSSFQSRQTGRRDSKVVSMVGRVQMDMLQVLLREYKLRSYTLNAVSFHFLGEQKEDVQHSIITDLQNGNDQTRRRLAVYCLKDAFLPLRLLERLMVLVNAMEMARVTGVPLSYLLSRGQQVKVVSQLLRQAMRQGLLMPVVKTEGGEDYTGATVIEPLKGYYDVPITTLDFSSLYPSIMMAHNLCYTTLLRPGAAQKLGLTEDQFIKTPTGDEFVKTAVRKGLLPQILENLLSARKRAKAELAKETDPLRRQVLDGRQLALKVSANSVYGFTGAQVGKLPCLEISQSVTGFGRQMIERTKQLVESKYTVENGYSANAKVVYGDTDSVMCRFGVSSVAEAMALGREAADWVSGHFPSPIRLEFEKVYFPYLLISKKRYAGLLFSSRSDAHDRMDCKGLEAVRRDNCPLVANLVTASLRRLLIDRDPAGAVAHAQDVISDLLCNRIDISQLVITKELTRAAADYAGKQAHVELAERMRKRDPGSAPSLGDRVPYVIISAAKGVAAYMKSEDPLFVLEHSLPIDTQYYLEQQLAKPLLRIFEPILGEGRAEAVLLRGDHTRCKTVLTGKVGGLLAFAKRQNCCIGCRTVLSHQGAVCKFCEARGSELYQKEVSHLNALEERFSRLWTQCQRCQGSLHEDVICTSRDCPIFYMRKKVRKDLQDQEQLLRRFGPPGPEAW; from the exons ATGGATGGTAAGCGGCGACCaggcccagggcctggggtgCCCCCAAAGCGGGCCCGTGGGGGCCTCTGGGAAGAGGATGAGGCATATCGGCCATCGCAGTTCGAGGAGGAGCTGGCgctgatggaggagatggaggcagagcacaggctgcaggaacaggaggaggaggagctgcAGTCGGCCCTGGAGGGGGCTGCGGATG GGCAGCTCTCCCTGACAGCCATAGATGCCCGGTGGCTTCGGCCCTCCCCACGCCCCCTGGACCCCCAGACGGAGCCCCTCATCTTCCAGCAGTTGGAAATCGACCATTACGTGG GCCTAGCACGGCCCCTGCCTGGGGTGCCCCTGCCGTCCCAGGACTCCGTGCCGGTGATCCGCGCCTTCGGGGTCACCGACGAGGGCGTCTCTGTCTGCTGCCACATCCACGGGTTTGCGCCCTACTTCTACACCCCGGCACCCCCCG GGTTTGGGCCTGAGCACCTGAGTGACCTGCAGCGGGAGCTGAACACGGCCATCAGCCGGGACCAGCGCGGGGGCAAGGAGCTCACGGGGCCGGCCGTGCTGGCCATGGAGCTGTGCTCCCGGCAGA GCATGTTTGGGTACCACGGGCATGGCCCCTCCCCGTTTCTGCGCATCACTCTGGCGCTGCCCCGCCTCGTGGCTCCCGCCCGCCGCGTCCTGGAGCAGGGCATCCGCGTTGCCGGCCTGGGCACCCCCAGCTTCGCGCCCTACGAGGCCAACGTTGACTTTGAGATCCG GTTCATGGTGGACGCAGACATCGTTGGCTGCAACTGGCTGGAACTCCCGGCTGGGAAATACGTCCTGAGGCCGGAGGGGAAG GCCACACTGTGTCAGCTGGAGGCAGACGTCCTGTGGTCGGATGTGGTCAGTCACCCACCAGAAGGGCAGTGGCAGCGAATCGCACCTCTGCGGGTGCTCAGTTTTGATATCGAGTGCGCGGGCCGCAAAG GCATCTTTCCGGAGCCTGAGCGGGACCCCGTGATCCAGATCTGCTCCCTGGGCCTGCGCTGGGGCGAGCCAGAGCCCTTCCTGCGCCTGGCGCTCACCCTACGGCCCTGCGCCCCCATCCTGGGCGCCAAG GCCTGGTCCGCCTTCGTCCGCATCATCGACCCCGACGTGATCACTGGCTACAACATCCAGAACTTCGACCTTCCGTACCTTATCTCCCGGGCCCAGATCCTCAAG GTGCAGACCTTCCCCTTGCTGGGCCGTGTGTCCGGCCTCCGCTCCAGCATTCGGGATTCGTCCTTCCAGTCCAGGCAGACCGGCCGGCGGGACAGCAAGGTGGTCAGCATGGTGGGCCGCGTGCAGATGGACATGCTGCAG GTGCTGCTGCGGGAGTACAAGCTCCGGTCCTACACGCTCAATGCCGTGAGCTTCCACTTCCTAGGCGAGCAGAAGGAGGACGTGCAGCACAGCATCATCACTGACCTGCAG AATGGGAACGACCAGACGCGCCGCCGCCTGGCCGTGTACTGCCTCAAGGACGCCTTCCTGCCCCTGCGGCTGCTGGAGCGCCTCATGGTGCTGGTGAATGCCATGGAGATGGCGCGCGTCACCGGCGTGCCCCTCAGCTACCTGCTCAGCCGCGGCCAGCAGGTCAAGGTCGTGTCCCAGCTGCTGCGGCAG GCCATGCGCCAGGGGCTGCTGATGCCCGTGGTGAAGACGGAGGGCGGCGAGGACTACACGGGGGCCACGGTCATCGAGCCCCTGAAAGG GTACTATGATGTCCCAATCACCACCCTGGACTTCTCCTCGCTGTACCCGTCCATCATGATGGCCCACAACCTGTGCTACACCACGCTTCTACGGCCCGGGGCCGCCCAGAAACTGGG CCTGACCGAGGATCAGTTCATCAAGACACCCACGGGGGACGAGTTTGTGAAGACGGCGGTGCGGAAGGGGCTGCTGCCCCAGATCCTGGAGAACCTGCTCAGCGCCCGGAAGAG gGCCAAGGCCGAGCTGGCCAAGGAGACAGACCCCCTACGGCGGCAGGTCTTGGACGGGCGGCAGCTGGCACTGAAAGTGAGCGCCAACTCTGTGTACGGCTTCACTGGTGCCCAGGTGGGCAAGCTGCCATGCCTGGAGATCTCACAG AGCGTCACTGGGTTCGGGCGCCAGATGATTGAGAGAACGAAGCAGCTCGTGGAGTCCAAGTACACGGTGGAGAACGGCTACAGTGCCAATGCCAAG GTGGTGTATGGCGACACTGACTCTGTCATGTGCCGATTTGGCGTCTCCTCTGTGGCTGAGGCCATGGCCCTGGGACGGGAGGCTGCGGACTGGGTGTCTGGCcacttcccctcacccatccGGCTAGAGTTTGAGAAA GTCTATTTCCCGTACCTGCTCATCAGCAAGAAGCGGTATGCGGGCCTGCTCTTCTCCTCCCGGTCTGACGCCCATGACCGCATGGACTGCAAGGGCCTGGAGGCCGTGCGCAGGGACAACTGCCCCCTAGTGGCCAACCTCGTCACCGCCTCTCTGCGCCGCCTGCTCATCGACCG AGACCCCGCGGGCGCCGTGGCGCATGCGCAGGACGTCATCTCCGACCTGCTATGTAACCGCATCGACATCTCACAGCTGGTCATCACCAAGGAGCTGACCCGCGCAGCTGCAGACTACGCGGGCAAGCAGGCCCATGTGGAGCTGGCCGAGAG GATGAGGAAGCGGGACCCCGGGAGCGCGCCCAGCCTGGGTGACCGTGTCCCCTACGTGATCATCAGTGCCGCCAAGGGCGTGGCCGCCTACATGAAGTCCGAG GACCCCCTCTTCGTGCTGGAGCACAGCCTGCCCATCGACACGCAGTACTACCTTGAGCAGCAGCTCGCCAAGCCTCTGCTGCGCATCTTCGAGCCCATCCTGGGCGAGGGCCGAGCCGAGGCCGTGCTGCTGC GCGGGGACCACACGCGCTGCAAGACAGTACTCACGGGCAAGGTGGGCGGCCTCCTGGCCTTCGCCAAACGCCAAAACTGCTGCATTGGCTGCCGCACTGTCCTCAGCCACCAGG gagccGTGTGCAAGTTCTGCGAAGCCCGGGGGTCGGAGCTGTATCAGAAGGAG GTATCCCACCTGAACGCCCTGGAGGAGCGCTTCTCGCGCCTCTGGACCCAGTGCCAGCGCTGTCAGGGCAGCCTGCACGAGGACGTCATCTGCACCAG CCGGGACTGCCCCATCTTCTACATGCGCAAGAAGGTGCGGAAGGACCTGCAGGACCAGGAGCAGCTTCTGAGGCGCTTCGGGCCCCCCGGCCCCGAGGCCTGGTGA